The following DNA comes from Bacteroidota bacterium.
AAAGAAACATTTGATGTTGTTTTTCATTATTTCAAATGCACTGATAGTGGAGAACAATTTACCACCACCACATTAGATGAAGTGAACATGAATCAGGGATATAACCAATACCGCGATAAATTCAATATTCCATTTCCTGATGAAATTGTCCGCATTCGTGAAAAATATGGGTTGCCGGCATCCAGGATGTCAAGCATTTTGGGGTTTGGAACCAATAGCTACCGGCAATATGAAGCAGGTGAAATGCCGAGCGTTTCAAATGCCCGATTGATACAAATGGCAGATGACCCAAAGAAGTTTATTGATATGGTAGAATTGTGCATTCTGCTGGATGATAAAACAAAAGCTAAATACATTCACAAAGCACAGTTGTTAGTGGAGGAAAGAACACGTAATCTTTTTAATTTTAATCTGAAAGATTATTTGCTTGGCGATCATTTGGCTGATATTTATTCAGGATACAGAAATCCCAATTTTGAAAAGTTTTCTGAAATGGTGGTTTATTTCTCAGAGCAGGTACAGCCTTTTAAAGCCAAGATGAACAAATTGTTATTCTATGCTGATTTTTTAATGTTTAAACAAAGTTGCTTTTCCATTAGCGGAGTAAGATATAAAGCCATTGATATGGGCCCTGTTCCCAATAATTTTCAAAGCATTTTTGAATATTTAGCCAACAAAGACGAAATTGATATTAATTATATACAGTTTCCCCAGGGGCAAATAGGAGAACAATTTAAAGCAAGAAAAGACAGGCCCTTTAACCCAGGTTTATTTTCTGAATCAGAATTAGAAGTCTTAAGTAAAGTTTCCACCGTATTTAAGCAAACAAGCACCAATGATATTATAGAATTAAGCCATTTGGAAGGAGCCTGGAAGAAAAACGAAAAAGCTAAAAGTGTGATCAGTTACGCGTATGCATTTGAATTAAATCAGATTTAAGCAAAAACTTCCCTATATGTATTGTAAACGAAGGTTTTGTGAAAGCAATTCATACAACTGAAGCATAAGTTTAAAAAAAAATCTACTGAAAGTTTAATTATCTTAAATAGGATTTCTCCTATTTTAAGGAGCCATAAACAACGCTGAGGCTATGCTAATGCAGAATCCGCTTCTCAAGTAGAAGATTAAATTAAGTTCTATGCTTTAACACTTTTGCTTCAATGTAAAAAATAATTTCCTCGGCAATGTTTTTAGATTGATCGCCCATTCTTTCTATTTTTCTAATTACGGATAAAACGGAAAAGTAATGAAGAGGATCTGGGTGATTGTTTTCAATCAAAGCAAGGGTGGTTTTTATTGCAGCCAAATTAATTTCATCAAGAAAATCGACTTTTATAAATACTTTTCTGGCAAGTTCGGTGTCCTCGTTTATCAAAGCATCTAGGCTATCATCAAGCCTAGAAAGAGTTCGATTTATTCCTCCATATCATATCTCCACTCTTTTTTCAGTTTGTCATACTTTAGCCTGTCGTCCGGCCATTCAATGAATTTCGTATTGTTTAAATAAGCGTTAACATTGCCTTTTTCAATCATTTCTTCAAACAATAGTTTTCCTTTGCTCTTTAAATCCTCCACCGGCATTACAGGGGTATTAAAAAGTTCTTCAAAATCAATTATATTTCCATTTTTATCCATGCTGAATTTTCCTCCAACTCCTCGAGTTATGCCTTGTACTGATCTTGCAGGGCGAATCATGTAATAATAATGGATGTTGCCAGGGGCAATAAAATAATAGCATAATTCAAACTTGTTAATATGCCCGGTGTAATAACTGCGGTATTTGGGCTCAAACTTAGAGATGTAGTCCGCAGACTTGGGTTTTACATAAATATATGTTATTAAATTAGCCATTTGCGTATCTAGCTGATGATTCTGGTAATATGCAGCAGGGGCGTATTTGTTTGTTATTTCACTTTCTTTAGGACTACATGAAAATAAGAACAGGAATAAAAAATAATTAGAGAAAAGAAATAAACGAATCATGCCAAATAAGATTTAAAAGTAATTATACATTAAAAAACCAGGAAGTATGATAGCTTCCTGGTTTTTATTAATCAAAAATTAAAGTCAAAGGTCATTTATAAATTAGTTGTATTCAGTAAGTGCACAGTTCCAATCCACCCATCCTGCTGTCCAGTCTGTTGCGCCAAATGCACCTCTAAAAGTAACATTTTCCATTCCTGAAAGGTTTGCGTTAGTAAAATCAGCTCCAGTAAGTAAAATAGAACCAGCGCCAGGTGTTACTGTAGGTTTTCCAGCATCAAACATGTTTAAGTTGATGCCCGCATCCTGCCATTTGTCTAGCAATTGGTTGCCCCATCCGGCAGTATTGTACCAGGCAATAACATCAAAACCCGCTTCAGTTGTTTTTAAGGCAACTCCTCTAGGGTTGGTTGGGTGTTGATCTCCATTTGCAGGAGAGTTGGTAAATAATGTGCCAGCAGAACCATATCCGCTGCCGCCCCAATGTTCAACCCCTGCAAGTACCACATTTCTTAATTGCAGTTCATCGCCAGTTGCGTGAGCCGCAGTGTTTACCCCATCTATAAACAATCCGTTTGGATATCCTGTTAAGAATGAATTGTATATTTTGATTTTGTTGCTTCTTCTCAAGTGCATTGCATTTTGAAACTGAAGACTAATTGCAGTTTCTCTTGTCTTCTTTGGCCCTATCATAGTTACGTTTGAAAACTTAGCAGATGTGTATGGAGCAACCAAAGCACCCGATCCATTGTTGTCAACCTCAAAACCATTTGATCCTGACTGATCAGCCATTGAAACCCCTCTTATTGCAAGAGCATACTGGATATTTCCGCTAAAACCAAAATCAACATCCATATCATCATCTAAACATTTGTAAGCAACAAGATATTTGCAATTTACTGTTCCGCCAAACCATTCAAAAGCATCATCAAGGCCATAAGCACACTGTACGTGCTCTATAACCGTACCTTTTCCAACGCTGCCCATTGTTAAAGAATTTACTTCCTCATTAGGGTTAATCGGAATACCTGCATAATTGATCTGCACATATCTTACAACTCCTGAATTATCGTTGTCATCATTGCCTCCATGGATTCCTCCGTAGCCACCTTCTAGTTCAACATCAGTTCCCTGGTTGTTTTTTGCTCTACCGCAAATAACAAGTCCACCCCAATCGCCTGGTTCTCTTAATCCCGGAGCTCTTTCTGATGTCATAATAATTGGCTCAGAAGCGGTGCCGTTGGCCAATATTTTTCCACCTCTTTGAATAATTAAAACGCCTTTCGTTTCTCTGTCGCCCATAATAACTGTTC
Coding sequences within:
- a CDS encoding DUF4065 domain-containing protein; translation: MKSPITGKEMILTRERKSMDFRKETFDVVFHYFKCTDSGEQFTTTTLDEVNMNQGYNQYRDKFNIPFPDEIVRIREKYGLPASRMSSILGFGTNSYRQYEAGEMPSVSNARLIQMADDPKKFIDMVELCILLDDKTKAKYIHKAQLLVEERTRNLFNFNLKDYLLGDHLADIYSGYRNPNFEKFSEMVVYFSEQVQPFKAKMNKLLFYADFLMFKQSCFSISGVRYKAIDMGPVPNNFQSIFEYLANKDEIDINYIQFPQGQIGEQFKARKDRPFNPGLFSESELEVLSKVSTVFKQTSTNDIIELSHLEGAWKKNEKAKSVISYAYAFELNQI
- a CDS encoding Ig-like domain repeat protein gives rise to the protein MKNLKLLSMIALASVMVFSSCKREGCIDPTSLNYDPKAKKDDGSCLYGAVQLSLSSETAGNTPGNQVSTTVKLTAASGLKSLNILKNGLADANYPVIELNGTTKDHEFTYIVENLAIGSTINFSFQATDIRGEQSAAKTFVVTVTAVPAKQVIEISGDIETATWTKGNIYKLNGYCRVQDGKILTIEAGTVIMGDRETKGVLIIQRGGKILANGTASEPIIMTSERAPGLREPGDWGGLVICGRAKNNQGTDVELEGGYGGIHGGNDDNDNSGVVRYVQINYAGIPINPNEEVNSLTMGSVGKGTVIEHVQCAYGLDDAFEWFGGTVNCKYLVAYKCLDDDMDVDFGFSGNIQYALAIRGVSMADQSGSNGFEVDNNGSGALVAPYTSAKFSNVTMIGPKKTRETAISLQFQNAMHLRRSNKIKIYNSFLTGYPNGLFIDGVNTAAHATGDELQLRNVVLAGVEHWGGSGYGSAGTLFTNSPANGDQHPTNPRGVALKTTEAGFDVIAWYNTAGWGNQLLDKWQDAGINLNMFDAGKPTVTPGAGSILLTGADFTNANLSGMENVTFRGAFGATDWTAGWVDWNCALTEYN